The Streptomyces capitiformicae genome contains the following window.
CCTGACCGGCCCGTCCCCGGCCCCGACCGTGTCATGAGCGCGACCCTCGTCAGTGGTGCCGTCGCCCTGGTCGTCGTCGCCTGGCTCGCCGCCTGCGCGGAGGCGGGCCTCGCGCGCGTCTCCAGCTTCCGTGCCGAGGAGGCCGTACGGTCCGGGCGGCGCGGCAGCGCCAAGCTCGCGCAGGTCACGGCCGACCCCACCCGATACCTGAACGTCGCGCTCCTTGTGCGGGTGGCCTGTGAGATGGCCGCCGCCGCGCTCGTCGTGTACGCCTGTCTGCAGGAGTTCCAGGAGACCTGGGAGGCGCTGGCCGTCGCCATCGGGGTGATGGTTCTCGTCTCGTATGTGGCCGTCGGGGTCTCGCCCCGCACCATCGGCCGCCAGCACCCCCTGAACACGGCCACGGCTGCGGCGTACGTCCTGTTGCCGCTGGCCCGGATCATGGGTCCGATCCCGCCGCTCCTCATCCTCATCGGTAACGCCCTGACGCCGGGCAAGGGCTTCCGTCGCGGCCCCTTCGCCTCCGAGGCGGAGCTGCGCGCGCTGGTGGACCTCGCCGAGAAGGAGTCGCTGATCGAGGCCGAGGAGCGCCGTATGGTGCACTCGGTGTTCGAGCTGGGCGACACCCTCGTACGCGAGGTGATGGTGCCGCGCACGGACCTGGTCGCCATCGAGCGCTACAAGACCATCCGCCAGGCCCTCACCCTCGCCCTGCGGTCCGGTTTCTCGCGCATCCCCGTCACGGGAGAGAACGAGGACGACATCGTCGGGATCGTGTACCTGAAGGACCTGGCCCGCAAGACGCACATCAGCCGGGACGCCGAGAACGAACTGGTGTCCACGGCCATGCGTCCCGCCGTCTTCGTCCCCGACACCAAGAACGCCGGTGCCCTGCTCCGCGAGATGCAGCAGGAGCGCAACCACGTCGCCGTCGTCATCGACGAGTACGGGGGCACCGCCGGCATCGTCACGATCGAGGACATCCTGGAGGAGATCGTCGGCGAGATCACCGACGAGTACGACCGTGAACTGCCGCCGGTGCAGGAGCTGGGCGAGGAGCGCCACCGGGTCACCGCCCGTCTCGACATCACCGACCTCGGCGAGCTGTACGGTCTGGATGCCTACGACGACGAGGACGTGGAGACCGTGGGCGGACTGCTGGCGAAAGCGTTGGGCCGGGTGCCCATCGCCGGTGCTTCGTCGGTCGTCGAGCTCCCGGACGGGCGTGAGCTGCGGCTGACGGCGGAGGCCGCGGCCGGCCGCCGCAACAAGATCGTCACGGTCCTGGTGGAGCCGATCGGTCCCACCGAGCGCCCGGAGGAGGAGGCGGAGCCGGAGTGACACCGCAGGCACTGCGGGCGTTCTGCCTGTCCTTCAACGAGGCCGTCGAGGACTTCCCGTTCCGCCCGGAGATCTCCGTCTTCAAGGTCCTCGGCAAGATGTTCGCCCTGAGCTGGATGGACGAGCGGCCCCTGAAGGTCAACCTCAAGTGCGACCCCGAGGACGGCATCCGGCTGCGCGGGGAGTACGAAGGCCTGATCGCCCCCGGCTATCACATGAACAAGCGCCACTGGAACACGGTGACCGTCGAGGGCGAGCTCCCGGACCGGCTGGTCCGGGAGCTCATCGAGGACTCGTACGACCTGGTCGTGGCCGGTCTACCGCGAGCCGAGCGGCTGCGTCTCGACCGTCCCTGAAACGCTCGTCCCCGAGCCACTGCCCGCCTCTGCGTCGCCTCGCGCGGCGGTGCGGCGCAGCCCGATCGCGACCAGTACCGCCGTCGCCAGGACGATCGCCGTGGCCAGTGCCAGGACCAGGTGGACGCCGGTCAGCAAGTCGTCGGAGGTCGTCGCCAGGACGCCGAGGAGCGGGATGCCGATGGTGATGCCGACCTGTTGGGTGGAGGTCACCAGGCCGGTGGCGAGGCCCTGTTCCTCGTCGGGGACGCCGGAGGTGACGGTGACGCCGTACGAGATGATCGCGCCCAGGTGGCACATGCCGGCCAGGGAGACAGCGGCCGTGGCGAGCCACACCGACCAGCCGGCCGTGCCGAGGGCGAGGAGGGCGGCGGTGAGGACGCCCTGGAATCCGAAGACGAGACCCGTCTCGATGGCGGACAGGCCCAGGGTCTCCTGGAAGTAGAGGGTGAGGACGAAGACCACCGTCGACATCATCGAGAAGGTGACCAGTCCGCCCAGGTTGCCCCCACGCCACCGTGCGGCGGCGCAGCATCGTCAGGGAGACCAGGGGCGTGTCGCTGCGGGACTCGACGGCCACGAAGGCGGTGAGGAGGGGCAGGCCGGCGACGAGGGCCGTGAGGACGTCGGGGTGGCCGAAGCCGCGGTCCGCCGCCGTGGACAGGGCGTAGATCAGGGAGAGCAGGCCGGCGGTGACCGTGATCGCGCCGGGTACGTCCAGGCGCGGGCCTTCGGGGGTGCGGGACTCGGGGAGCAGACCGAGGGCCAGGGGCAGCACGACCAGGGCGAAGAGGGCGAGCAGGCCCATGGTGGAGCGCCAGCCGAGTACGTCGGTCATCACGCCGCCGGCCACCTGCAACTTCGTCCTGCACAACGACGCGGCCGCCTCGGTCTTCGGCATGCGCCCCGACACCACGCACAACTGCCTGATCGACTTCTTCACCGACCCCATCTACCGATCCCGCACCCGGAGTTGGGAAAAGAACGCGCGCACCGTCGTCGCCCAGTTCCGGGCGGCCTGCTCGGCCATGCCCGACGACGAGGGCTTCCAGCACGTGCTGGCCCGGGTCAAGGCGGCGAGCCCCGAGTTCGCGGCCCTGTGGGAGGAGCGGGACATCGAGGACGCCGGGCAGATCCGCAAGGAGCTCGACCACCCGGTCGTCGGGCTGCTCTGCCTGGAGTCCAGCGTGCTGAAGATGCCGGTCCGGCCCGACCTCACCATCGTCCTGCACACCCCGCTGGACGAGGCGAACACCGCGGCGAAGCTGGAATGGCTGGCCTCGCCGGAGGGGCGGCGCGGGGTGCTGTACCCGGTGGCGGGGTGAGGGACGGGCCGACGCGTGGAGCGACACGTCCGGCTACGTATGCTCGGCTCATGACCGACAGCAGCGTGATCGACCCCGAGGACCGCAAGATCGTCACCCTGGCCCGTTCCGCGCGGGCCCGCAACGGTGTGCCCGAGGGCGCGGCCGTACGCGACGAGACGGGCCGTACGTACGTCGCCGGGACCGTGGCCCTGGACTCCCTGCGGCTCAGCGCGCTGCGCACCGCGGTCGCCATGGCGGTGGCCTCCGGCGCCAAGTCCCTGGAGGCGGCGGCCGTCGTGACCGACGCGGAGACCGTCTCCGACGAGGACCGGGCAGCCGTACGGGACCTCGGCGGGCCCGGGACGCCGGTTCTGGTGGCGGGACCGGACGGGACGGTACGTGCGACGGTGACGGCGGGCTGAGCGGTACCCCGGCTAGGGCGTGTTGCGAAAGTCCCCTCGTCCGCCCGGAGGGCGGGCCGGGCGGCGTCATGGGGGTCCCCCCGCTCGAGCGAAGCCGAGAGTGGGGGAGCGTGCCAGGCGGCGGGCGGCGGGCGGCGGGCGGGACTTTCGCAACACGCCCTAGTTCTTCTGCAGTGTGCGCGTCAGTTCTTCTGCAGCGTGCGCGTCACCCCCGCGATGACCGCCGTGGTCAGGATCCAGCCGAAGGCGATCAGGGCGTAGGCCAGCCACTGGGGCGTGGGGTCGGTCCAGTACCAGGCCGTGCGTTGCCCCAGGCCGCCGATGGGGACGAGGAGGTCGAGGGTGTAGACGAGGGGCTGGAAGGGGGCACCCTCGCCCGGTTTCACCGGGGCGGGGGTGTGGGCGCGGAAGACGAGGGTGCCCAGCAGCGTCAGGGTGAGGAGCCAGACGCCGGCCAGCCAGGGGCGGTAGCCGTAGCCGACGGTCGCGTCGAGGAGGTGGCCCCAGACGCGGGCCGTCGGGGAGAGGGTGCGGCGCCGGTGGCGTTGCTTGGCCAGGAGCACCCGGCGGGCGTCGTCGTCGTGCCCGACCTTGCGGTACCAGGCCGCCAACTGCTCGTACGGCTGCGGGCTGTAGCCCGGACTGCGCCGTATCCACTCGACGCGGCGGGTCACGGCCGCCGGACCGCTCACCGCTTCCCGACGCTCACCGTCCGCCTCCGCTGTCTTGATCGAGCCGTAGACGAAGCCGTCCAGTTCCACGACCTCCGGCCAGCTGTGTGCGCCCTCGTGGAGGTACGACACCTGAGCGCCCCGCAGATCCACCGCGCCGGTCGGCCGCCGGGCCAGGGCGAAGTCGAAGTCGGCGGCCTGCATGAGCATGGCTACCAGGGCGGGGCCGGTGCCCTCGCCGCCGTCGGGGGTTCCCTCCAGGACGGCGTCCTCGAAGGTCAGGTTGTCCGTGATCTGGGCGCCGCGCAGGCGGACGGTGCCGTTCGAGACGAATCCGCCGGAGCAGTCGACCGTCTGGGCGACGGCGTTGTCCAGGGCGAGGGTCACCCCGTGCGGGCCCGGCCGTTCCAGGCGGGCCCCCTGCAGGAACAGTCCGCCGGGCAACTGGGCGCCCAGCAGCCGGACTTCACCGTCGGCGACGAATCCACGCCGGCAGAAGAGGCCTCCTTCGACGACCAGGCCACCGGCGGCCATCGCCCACCCGTCGGGGGCGATCAGCCGGGCCCTGTTCAGCATGATGCCGCCGGCCACATGGGCGTTGACGAGCGACAGGGCGGTGCTCGCACGGTGGAAGGGGGAAGAGGGCGGCCCCGCTTCCACCTGGGTGCCGTGCAGGTCGAGACGTCCCCCGATCCGGCTCGCCCCGGCCTCCAGCCTGGGCACCCGGCTGCTCATGATCGCGACTGTTCGAGTCTCCGCGCCGTAGAGGTTCACCTCCTGCTCGAACCAGCACTCCTCCAGCCAGAGGGGATGCTCGATCCGGGCGCCGGCCAGGTCGAGACGGCCGGAGATCCGTGCCCCGGCGAGAGAGAGCGAGCCGACCGCGCCGGGCCGCTGGGCGGCGTTGGAGCCGAGCAGCAGCGCCGCGATCACCGCCGCCCGCACCGTTCGCTCAGGCCCCCACTCCCCGCCCCCGGCGACCCGGTCCTCCTCCGGCGACCCCGACCGTAGATCGACCCGCCGCCCTTCCGGGAACGCGTCCCACAGCTCACGCTCCGGCCCCGTCAACTCGTCGTAAGTGAGCACCCGTACAGGGTAGTGATCTTCGACTGAGGCGCCAGAGGGCGCCCGCAGCGTAGTGTTACGGCCGGTAACATCCCTCCGAGCTGCGCGAAAATCACGCGCGTGCGAGTGGACACCGGTGCTCGGCGGCCGACAACTCGCGCGCGACGGGACAGATCACCTCACCGCCGGGCTCCGCTGCCACCCGGCCGGACGCCGTGGGCAACCACCTTCGGCCACTTTCACAGACCCTCGGCGCAACCCGCAGAACATCCCTTGAAATCTCCCGCCGCTGGGGCCTCAATGGACCCGTTCTTCTGGCGGATCGCCAGATTCCGCCGCGCGGCCGCGCGTTGTTCCGCCCCCACACGCATCACGACGTACTCCCTCAACTCCCCCGCACGGAAAGGGAATCGCTCGATGAGACGCATACGACTCGGAGTCGGCGCGGCGCTCGCGGCCGGGACGCTGGCCGTCACCGGCCTCGCCTTCGCGCCGGCCGCCCTGGCCGTCGCTCCGGCGACCGCGACCATCAAGGCCACCTGCACGATCGGCGGTTCCGGCGAGGCCACGCTCACGGCCACGCAGAGCGGCACCACCGCCACCATCACCGTCTCCTCGAAGGCGATCACCGCCCCGATCGCCCTCTCCGAGGACTCGATCCGGTCCACGCTCACCATGGTCAAGGCGAGCGGTGGCACGACCGCCTTCAGCGGCACCGAGAACCCGGCGATGGCTGCCGGTGACGGCGTCACCGTCGGCCCCCTCACCGGCACCGTCGCCTCCGGCGACAGCCTGGAGGCCTTCGGCGGCTCGCTGCAGATGGTGATCCTCGGCTTCACCGTGACGTGTACCGCCGACGCGGCACAGTCGCCGGGCCCGTTCGTGTTCGACTGATCCTTCGCTGGATCCGCGGACGCGGATGCGTGAGGGGTGGTGCCGCTCGGATCGGCGGCACCACCCCTCATCCCAGCCCACTGGCTCAGAGCGCGTCCGGCCCTCGCTCACCGGTCCGGACCCGCACCACCGTCTCCACCGGCAGCGCCCACACCTTGCCGTCGCCGATCTTCCCGGTCTGGGCCGCCTTCACGATCGCGTCGATGACGTCGTCGGACTCCGCGTCCTCGACGACGATCTCGATACGGATCTTGGGGACGAGGTCGACCTGGTACTCGGCGCCGCGGTACACCTCGGTATGGCCGCGCTGCCGGCCGTATCCGCTGGCCTCGGTGACGGTCAGACCGTGGACGCCCAGCTCTTGGAGGGCGGTCTTGACCTCGTCGAGGCGGTACGGCTTGACGATCGCGGTGATGAGCTTCATGCCTTGGCCTTCTGGGGGAGAGAGCGGACGAGGTGACCGGGGCGACGTGGCCCAGGACGCCGTGATCGTATGCGGTCCCGGCGTGGACCGTAAGGCTGCCGGTGATCGACTCGACTCCTGAACATGCCGCCGTGGCGGCGCGTGGGCGTTTCGGAAAGCTCACGTTCCGTGGTGAGTGCGGCGGGGCTTCGGCGATCAGGGACAATGGGCGCCATGAGCGTTCGTACACCGTCATCCGAGCAGCCGGCTGAAGCCGTCCACCGCGCCGGCTTCGCCTGCTTCGTGGGCCGCCCCAACGCGGGCAAGTCCACCCTCACGAACGCTCTGGTCGGCCAGAAGGTGGCGATCACCGCGAACCAGCCGCAGACGACGCGGCACACGGTCCGGGGCATCGTGCACCGCCCCGACGCCCAGCTGATCCTGGTGGACACCCCCGGCCTGCACAAACCGCGCACGCTGCTGGGCGAACGCCTGAACGACGTCGTACGCACCACCTGGGCCGAGGTCGACGTGATCGGCTTCTGTCTGCCGGCGAACGAGAAGCTCGGCCCCGGCGACCGTTTCATCGCGAAGGAACTGGCGTCCATCAAGAAGACGCCGAAGATCGCGATCGTCACGAAGACCGACCTCGTCGACAGCAAGCGGCTCGCCGAGCAGCTCATCGCCATCGACCAGCTCGGCAAGGAGCTCGGCTTCGAGTGGGCCGAGATCGTGCCCGTCTCGGCGGTCGGCGACAAGCAGGTGGACCTGCTGGCCGACCTGCTCGTCCCCCTCCTCCCGGAGGGCCCGGCCCTCTACCCCGAGGGCGACCTCACCGACGAGCCCGAGCAGGTCATGATCGCCGAGCTGATCCGCGAGGCCGCGCTGGAGGGCGTACGCGACGAGCTCCCGCACTCCATCGCCGTCGTCGTCGAGGAGATGCTCCCCCGCGAGGACCGCCCCGCCGACAAGCCCCTCCTCGACATCCACGCCTTCGTCTACATCGAGCGCCCCAGCCAGAAGGGGATCATCATCGGCCCCAAGGGCAAGCGTCTGAAGGAGGTCGGCATCAAGTCCCGCAAGCAGATCGAGGCGCTGCTGGGTACGCCGGTCTTCCTCGACCTGCATGTGAAGGTGGCGAAGGACTGGCAGCGGGATCCTCGGCAGTTGCGGAAGT
Protein-coding sequences here:
- a CDS encoding hemolysin family protein; the encoded protein is MSATLVSGAVALVVVAWLAACAEAGLARVSSFRAEEAVRSGRRGSAKLAQVTADPTRYLNVALLVRVACEMAAAALVVYACLQEFQETWEALAVAIGVMVLVSYVAVGVSPRTIGRQHPLNTATAAAYVLLPLARIMGPIPPLLILIGNALTPGKGFRRGPFASEAELRALVDLAEKESLIEAEERRMVHSVFELGDTLVREVMVPRTDLVAIERYKTIRQALTLALRSGFSRIPVTGENEDDIVGIVYLKDLARKTHISRDAENELVSTAMRPAVFVPDTKNAGALLREMQQERNHVAVVIDEYGGTAGIVTIEDILEEIVGEITDEYDRELPPVQELGEERHRVTARLDITDLGELYGLDAYDDEDVETVGGLLAKALGRVPIAGASSVVELPDGRELRLTAEAAAGRRNKIVTVLVEPIGPTERPEEEAEPE
- a CDS encoding MmcQ/YjbR family DNA-binding protein — its product is MTPQALRAFCLSFNEAVEDFPFRPEISVFKVLGKMFALSWMDERPLKVNLKCDPEDGIRLRGEYEGLIAPGYHMNKRHWNTVTVEGELPDRLVRELIEDSYDLVVAGLPRAERLRLDRP
- a CDS encoding cytidine/deoxycytidylate deaminase family protein produces the protein MTDSSVIDPEDRKIVTLARSARARNGVPEGAAVRDETGRTYVAGTVALDSLRLSALRTAVAMAVASGAKSLEAAAVVTDAETVSDEDRAAVRDLGGPGTPVLVAGPDGTVRATVTAG
- a CDS encoding oxidoreductase, which produces MLTYDELTGPERELWDAFPEGRRVDLRSGSPEEDRVAGGGEWGPERTVRAAVIAALLLGSNAAQRPGAVGSLSLAGARISGRLDLAGARIEHPLWLEECWFEQEVNLYGAETRTVAIMSSRVPRLEAGASRIGGRLDLHGTQVEAGPPSSPFHRASTALSLVNAHVAGGIMLNRARLIAPDGWAMAAGGLVVEGGLFCRRGFVADGEVRLLGAQLPGGLFLQGARLERPGPHGVTLALDNAVAQTVDCSGGFVSNGTVRLRGAQITDNLTFEDAVLEGTPDGGEGTGPALVAMLMQAADFDFALARRPTGAVDLRGAQVSYLHEGAHSWPEVVELDGFVYGSIKTAEADGERREAVSGPAAVTRRVEWIRRSPGYSPQPYEQLAAWYRKVGHDDDARRVLLAKQRHRRRTLSPTARVWGHLLDATVGYGYRPWLAGVWLLTLTLLGTLVFRAHTPAPVKPGEGAPFQPLVYTLDLLVPIGGLGQRTAWYWTDPTPQWLAYALIAFGWILTTAVIAGVTRTLQKN
- a CDS encoding P-II family nitrogen regulator translates to MKLITAIVKPYRLDEVKTALQELGVHGLTVTEASGYGRQRGHTEVYRGAEYQVDLVPKIRIEIVVEDAESDDVIDAIVKAAQTGKIGDGKVWALPVETVVRVRTGERGPDAL
- the era gene encoding GTPase Era, with amino-acid sequence MGAMSVRTPSSEQPAEAVHRAGFACFVGRPNAGKSTLTNALVGQKVAITANQPQTTRHTVRGIVHRPDAQLILVDTPGLHKPRTLLGERLNDVVRTTWAEVDVIGFCLPANEKLGPGDRFIAKELASIKKTPKIAIVTKTDLVDSKRLAEQLIAIDQLGKELGFEWAEIVPVSAVGDKQVDLLADLLVPLLPEGPALYPEGDLTDEPEQVMIAELIREAALEGVRDELPHSIAVVVEEMLPREDRPADKPLLDIHAFVYIERPSQKGIIIGPKGKRLKEVGIKSRKQIEALLGTPVFLDLHVKVAKDWQRDPRQLRKLGF